GCATGCGAGCAAGATGGACCCGACCGAAGCATTACGGGCTCTATGAGGCGGCCACTTTTCCGCAATATCTGCGTAAGTCTTCGGGATTCCTTGTGACTCTCCCTTACGGTCGACCCCTGACGGGGCGCCTAAGCGGTCCAATTTCGCAAGGAAAATTGTGCGGCGTAGCGCTGCTAAGCCTCCGCGCAATCCCTCGACAGCCTTGATCTTGCGAAAAATTGACCGCCTTAGAAAGGGATAGCAATGACACTCATTAAGATTAGAAACGTGACAAAGCAGTACAATGGCGGTGACGAGGTGGTCGAAGCGTTGCGCGGCGTTGACATCAGCATCGAAGCCGGTGAATTCATCACCATCATGGGGCAGTCCGGTTCCGGCAAAAGCACCCTGCTTTCGGTGCTGGGGGGCATGAACCACCCTACCTCCGGCGAGGTCGAGATGGCAGGAATCGAACTGTACAAGCTTACCGGCGAAAAACTGGCAGACTTTCGGGCAGAGAACCTCGGCTTTGTCTTTCAGTCGTTCCACCTGATCCCCTATCTGACCGCCCTCGAAAACGTCATGCTCCCTTTGGCCATTGTAAAAATGAAAGGGGCTGACAAGAGCGCGGCAGCGAAAAACGCCCTGGAACGGGTCGGCCTTGCGAAAAAGGCAGACCGACTCCCGAACCAGCTTTCCGGAGGGGAACAGGAGCGGGTCGCCATTGCCCGGGCCATAGTCAACAACCCCAAGATCCTCCTGGCTGACGAGCCGACCGGCAATCTCGACTCCAAGACCAGCGAAGAAGTGATGGCGCTTTTTCGGGAACTGAACGATGCCGGACAGACCGTGGTCATGGTGACGCACAATCCGGACAACTGCCGCTATTCCGACCGGAGCATCAACCTGAAAGACGGAAGGATTCAGTGACGCGAACCTTCTCCCCATTCTTTCAATCAAATTAACAACTTGCATTGAGATCCCATCCGTGCTACATAGGTGCGGCTTAATTAAGCCGCGATAATACCGTTAAACTTGGCACCATGCCGGCCGAAAATCTTTCTTGGCGTCTTGAGGCAGCAGATGATCTCCAGAGAAACGGGTGGCACGAACAAGCCCTCATCAATGCAGAATGCAGAGGGCGATCATGGCGAGCAACTGCAGCGCTCCCGGATGCTGAAGGTCTGGATTGCGACTGTTGCCGCGTTGCTGGCCGGAATGCTGCTGAGCGGGACTGCAGTCTGGCTGTATGAAACAAACCGGATGCAGCAGCACCGGCAGGCTGTTGCCGAGTTGACCAACCAGGTTGCCGATGACCTCCACGACAATCTCAACCGCTCTCTTTCCTCGACCTATGCCCTGGCAGCAGTCATCCGCCAGAATAACGGCAACATTGCCAATTTCCCACAACTTGCCACAGAAATGCTCACCCTATACCCCGGCATCGGCAACCTGCAGATCGCGCCCAAAGGGATAGTTAGCCAGATCGTCCCACTGGCAGGGAATGAAAAGGCCATCGGCCATAACCTGCTGGAAGACACAAAACGGAACAAGGAAGCCTTGCAGGC
This window of the Geoanaerobacter pelophilus genome carries:
- a CDS encoding ABC transporter ATP-binding protein, whose protein sequence is MTLIKIRNVTKQYNGGDEVVEALRGVDISIEAGEFITIMGQSGSGKSTLLSVLGGMNHPTSGEVEMAGIELYKLTGEKLADFRAENLGFVFQSFHLIPYLTALENVMLPLAIVKMKGADKSAAAKNALERVGLAKKADRLPNQLSGGEQERVAIARAIVNNPKILLADEPTGNLDSKTSEEVMALFRELNDAGQTVVMVTHNPDNCRYSDRSINLKDGRIQ